The following proteins are co-located in the Carassius carassius chromosome 39, fCarCar2.1, whole genome shotgun sequence genome:
- the LOC132121081 gene encoding uncharacterized protein LOC132121081, with the protein MLSLCFQVFAILVVCAADTANRDISYTFRAWTMVDQPLQEQLAVVYKEMESLKHEQAVMKQKQEALSQAFPDCSQKPIDTNVEMNLTSLQTGSNHLLYTLTQDGDGDEDSHEALDPCYHYTVLDQAWRASNYTSKYVACDRRVQWKGWYRLFYHGKPIQMPERCVRKDMCGTHAPLWLVGDHPRKRDGVVTRQVCGNWKNNCCLFKSPPIQVKACRGNYYVYKFVKPVACHMAYCADINTIVCGKCRKTESCISSNKITWMCKKNKMRIKVNVHFFVTHPASISGKVNRIMYRKVYVNQGGAFDARTGIFKAPVSGVYQFFFSTQNGGNGATDLWLVVNNYSVAMSHSNVQGNSSVGNLSTYMTTLRKGATVYVTHNRGRSWASSASNTIVFGGSLLMERII; encoded by the exons ATGCTTTCCTTATGCTTTCAAGTGTTTGCCATACTGGTTGTCTGTGCAGCCGACACTGCAAACAGAGATATTTCA TATACATTCAGAGCTTGGACTATGGTTGACCAGCCTTTGCAGGAGCAACTTGCTGTTGTATATAAG gaGATGGAAAGCTTGAAACATGAACAAGCAGTCATGAAACAAAAGCAAGAAGCTTTGAGCCAG GCATTTCCAGACTGTTCACAAAAGCCTATTGATACAAATGTGGAGATGAATTTGACATCACTACAAACAG GCAGCAACCATTTGCTGTATACCCTCACCCAGGATGGAGATGGAGATGAAGACAGTCATGAGGCCCTTGACCCCTGCTATCACTATACAGTGTTGGACCAAGCCTGGAGAGCCTCAAACTACACCAGCAAGTATGTTGCTTGTGACCGTCGTGTCCAGTGGAAAGGCTGGTACCGTCTCTTCTATCATGGGAAGCCTATTCAGATGCCTGAGAGGTGTGTGAGGAAAGACATGTGTGGCACGCACGCTCCACTGTGGCTCGTCGGAGATCATCCCCGGAAACGAGACGGGGTTGTCACCCGCCAGGTGTGTGGAAACTGGAAAAACAACTGCTGTTTGTTCAAATCTCCTCCCATTCAAGTTAAAGCATGTAGGGGAAACTACTACGTTTACAAGTTTGTCAAACCCGTAGCTTGCCATATGGCATATTGTGCAG atataaacacaattgtcTGTGGAAAGTGCAGAAAAACTGAGTCTTGCATCAGCAGCAACAAAATCACCTGGATGtgtaagaaaaacaaaatgagaa TTAAAGTAAACGTCCATTTTTTTGTCACCCACCCGGCCAGCATATCAGGAAAAGTGAATAGGATTATGTACAGGAAAGTGTATGTGAATCAAGGCGGGGCTTTCGACGCTCGCACCGGGATATTTAAAGCTCCAGTTTCTGGCGTCTATCAGTTCTTCTTTTCCACACAGAATGGGGGGAATGGGGCAACTGATCTATGGCTGGTTGTAAATAATTACTCTGTGGCTATGTCCCATAGCAATGTTCAGGGCAACAGCTCGGTTGGGAATCTCTCTACCTACATGACGACACTGCGCAAGGGTGCTACGGTTTATGTGACCCATAACCGTGGCCGCTCTTGGGCCAGCAGTGCATCCAACACAATCGTTTTTGGTGGTTCATTGCTTATGGAGAGAATAATATAA